From a single Arachnia propionica genomic region:
- the aspS gene encoding aspartate--tRNA ligase has translation MLRTHHAGELRAANVGQEVVLAGWVAKRRDHGGVAFIDLRDASGVAQVVVRDEVLASSGAHDLRNEFCIKVTGVVETRPEGNANPDLPTGDIEVAISELEVLNPSAPLPFQIDERVTVGEEARLKHRYLDLRRPAPAAALRLRSKVNQAARKVLGERDFVEIETPTLTRSTPEGARDFLVPARLNPGSWYALPQSPQLFKQLLMVAGMERYYQIARCYRDEDFRADRQPEFTQLDIEMSFVDQEDVIELGEAIVKEIWAIKGIELSIPFPRLSFADAMNRYGSDKPDLRFDVELTELTDVFSETGFRVFQASYVGAVVMPGGASQPRRQFDAWQEWAKQRGAKGLAYVTVSDAGELGGPVAKNLSDTELAALPERTGAKPGDCIFFAAGERTASQNLLGAARDEIARRCGLIDENSWSFVWVVDAPLFKPASEAKAEGDVAVGEGAWTAVHHAFTSPKPEWLESFDEHPGEATAYAYDMVCNGNEIGGGSIRIHRRDVQERVFKVMGITQEQAQEKFGFLLDAFAFGAPPHGGIAFGWDRIVALLSGAESIREVIAFPKSGGGYDPLTAAPAPITAQQRREAGVDSKPSEKNARS, from the coding sequence ATGTTGCGCACACACCACGCGGGTGAGCTGAGGGCTGCGAACGTGGGTCAAGAGGTGGTGCTCGCCGGCTGGGTGGCGAAGCGACGTGACCACGGCGGCGTGGCGTTCATCGACCTGAGGGACGCCTCCGGTGTCGCCCAGGTGGTGGTCCGGGACGAGGTACTGGCCTCCTCCGGCGCGCACGATCTGCGCAACGAGTTCTGCATCAAGGTCACCGGCGTGGTCGAGACCCGCCCCGAGGGTAACGCCAACCCGGATCTGCCGACCGGGGATATCGAGGTCGCGATCTCCGAGCTGGAGGTGCTTAACCCGTCGGCTCCGTTGCCCTTCCAGATCGACGAACGCGTCACCGTCGGCGAGGAGGCGCGTCTGAAACACCGCTATCTGGATCTGAGGCGACCAGCACCTGCCGCTGCGCTCCGGCTGCGTTCCAAGGTGAACCAGGCAGCCCGGAAGGTGCTGGGGGAACGTGATTTCGTCGAGATCGAGACCCCTACTTTGACCCGCTCCACACCGGAGGGGGCCCGCGATTTCCTGGTGCCGGCACGGCTCAATCCTGGTTCCTGGTACGCGCTGCCACAGAGCCCACAGCTGTTCAAGCAGCTTCTGATGGTGGCGGGAATGGAACGCTACTACCAGATTGCCCGCTGCTATCGCGACGAGGACTTCCGCGCCGATCGGCAACCGGAATTCACCCAGCTCGACATTGAGATGAGTTTCGTTGATCAGGAAGACGTGATCGAGCTGGGGGAGGCCATTGTCAAGGAGATCTGGGCCATCAAGGGGATCGAACTGTCGATCCCCTTCCCGCGCCTGAGCTTCGCCGACGCCATGAACCGCTACGGTTCGGACAAACCGGACCTGCGTTTTGACGTGGAGCTGACGGAACTGACCGATGTCTTCTCCGAGACCGGGTTCCGCGTGTTCCAGGCTTCGTACGTGGGGGCTGTGGTCATGCCCGGCGGTGCGTCGCAACCGCGACGCCAGTTCGATGCCTGGCAGGAGTGGGCGAAACAGCGCGGTGCGAAAGGCCTGGCGTACGTCACCGTCTCCGATGCCGGGGAACTGGGTGGACCGGTCGCTAAGAACCTCTCCGATACAGAACTGGCCGCGCTGCCGGAACGCACCGGGGCGAAACCCGGCGACTGTATCTTCTTCGCCGCCGGGGAACGTACCGCATCCCAGAACCTCCTGGGTGCGGCCCGCGACGAGATCGCCCGTCGCTGCGGGCTGATTGACGAAAACTCCTGGAGTTTCGTGTGGGTGGTTGACGCGCCCCTGTTCAAACCCGCATCCGAGGCGAAGGCAGAGGGAGATGTCGCTGTTGGTGAAGGGGCCTGGACCGCCGTGCACCACGCCTTCACCTCGCCCAAACCTGAGTGGCTCGAAAGCTTCGACGAACACCCGGGAGAGGCCACCGCCTACGCCTACGACATGGTCTGCAATGGAAACGAGATCGGCGGTGGGTCCATCCGTATCCACCGCCGTGACGTGCAAGAGCGAGTGTTCAAAGTGATGGGCATCACGCAGGAACAGGCGCAGGAGAAATTCGGTTTCCTGTTGGATGCGTTCGCCTTCGGCGCCCCGCCGCACGGCGGCATCGCCTTTGGGTGGGACCGGATCGTCGCCCTGCTCAGCGGTGCAGAGTCGATCCGCGAGGTCATCGCCTTCCCGAAGTCGGGAGGGGGCTACGATCCGCTGACCGCGGCACCGGCCCCGATCACCGCCCAACAGCGCAGGGAAGCTGGGGTCGATTCCAAGCCGAGCGAAAAGAACGCGAGGTCGTGA
- a CDS encoding EamA family transporter — protein MATTSVQIGSSLAKGLFVATPPQVAAWLRILFAALFLSAVFRPTLRGRSRGQWLSAVGYGVALTGMSAIFYLSIQRIPVGMAVTFEFLGPLTVAAFGSKRRRDLIWVALAALGVVLLGISPAPLEPVGVVLALLAGACWGAYILLTPTLGARWEGFSGLTVGFWIAAILLLPVTLITAISGEYSWALDPGVWGMGLALGLLSSAVPFPLEMRALQRMSRATFGVLTSLEPAAAALVAFLLLGEQLGALELTAMALVILASVGSIRSSSNGENPDKS, from the coding sequence ATGGCAACCACCTCGGTACAGATCGGTTCCTCTCTGGCTAAAGGATTGTTCGTCGCGACCCCACCACAGGTGGCGGCCTGGTTGCGTATTCTGTTCGCTGCTTTGTTCCTGAGCGCCGTGTTCCGTCCCACCCTACGCGGTCGCAGCCGGGGACAGTGGCTCTCGGCTGTGGGATACGGGGTTGCGCTCACGGGCATGAGCGCAATCTTTTATCTGTCGATCCAGCGCATTCCTGTCGGCATGGCGGTGACCTTCGAGTTCCTGGGCCCGTTGACCGTCGCCGCGTTCGGTTCCAAACGCAGGCGTGATCTGATCTGGGTGGCCCTCGCCGCTCTGGGGGTGGTTCTTCTTGGGATCAGCCCGGCCCCGCTGGAACCCGTGGGCGTGGTCTTGGCTCTGCTGGCCGGGGCCTGCTGGGGCGCCTATATCCTGCTCACCCCCACCCTCGGTGCCCGTTGGGAGGGCTTCTCCGGATTGACCGTGGGTTTCTGGATCGCAGCCATCCTGCTGCTTCCTGTGACCTTGATCACAGCCATCTCGGGCGAGTATTCCTGGGCCCTGGACCCGGGTGTTTGGGGCATGGGGCTGGCCCTCGGCCTGCTCAGCTCCGCCGTCCCCTTCCCTCTCGAGATGCGGGCTCTGCAACGCATGTCTCGAGCCACGTTTGGCGTCCTGACGAGCCTTGAACCAGCGGCTGCCGCACTCGTCGCCTTCCTGCTTCTGGGCGAACAGCTCGGAGCCCTGGAACTGACCGCCATGGCGCTGGTGATCCTCGCAAGCGTCGGATCTATCCGAAGCTCCTCGAATGGCGAAAACCCTGACAAATCCTGA
- a CDS encoding DUF948 domain-containing protein: MSVGELAGLLAAIALCVLVALAAVPLIKAGRALDEVRIAVRDLGHHSVPVLVELKSTVESTNDELAKLSVVTDDVARVSGHASVVSEHAANMSQLFAATLGGPLIRGAAVAHGLRTALKGRKK, encoded by the coding sequence ATGTCCGTCGGTGAGCTGGCAGGTCTGCTTGCTGCCATTGCCCTCTGCGTTCTCGTGGCCCTAGCAGCCGTTCCCCTGATCAAGGCCGGTCGAGCTCTCGATGAGGTCCGCATCGCGGTGCGTGACCTGGGCCACCATTCAGTTCCCGTCCTGGTCGAGCTGAAGAGCACCGTCGAGAGCACCAACGACGAGCTGGCGAAGCTGTCCGTGGTCACCGATGACGTGGCGCGTGTCTCTGGTCACGCCAGCGTGGTCAGCGAACATGCCGCCAACATGTCTCAGCTTTTCGCAGCCACCCTGGGCGGCCCCCTGATTCGTGGCGCTGCGGTCGCCCACGGTCTGCGAACTGCTTTGAAGGGACGAAAGAAGTGA
- a CDS encoding DUF349 domain-containing protein, which translates to MSQQQAPADFGRVDPDGTVYVRVGDTERSVGQIPDSTAEEALTFYTRRYENLAAEVTLLVSRVEAQAMSPEDAHKAIATTRATVTEANAVGDLAALAARLDALEELLPAQIETRKAARAEQNASTIAAKQAMVDEAESLAGGNDWRHGVDRFRELLEEWKALPRVDRTTDNDLWHRFSSARTQYTRRRKAHFSELNARRDEAKRLKEEIIEEATPLAESTDWGPTSGAFRDLMARWKAAGSARRADDESLWARFHALQDTFFNARSAAQHAADDAQAENLRTKTALLEQAERDLEGVTDVDAAKSTLRGFLSKFSEIGHVPRAAMRDLDSRVRKLSDRVSELEAERWRRTDPEARKRAEDTVALFQSQVDKLTKDLEAAEAAGDARKAKDVRTSLETYTSWLDQARQTLQDFQDM; encoded by the coding sequence ATGAGTCAACAGCAAGCGCCCGCGGACTTTGGTCGTGTCGATCCGGACGGCACCGTCTATGTTCGCGTCGGTGACACAGAGAGAAGTGTCGGGCAGATCCCCGATTCCACCGCTGAGGAGGCTTTGACGTTCTACACACGACGCTATGAGAACCTAGCCGCTGAGGTGACTCTGCTCGTCTCCCGCGTGGAGGCCCAGGCTATGTCCCCCGAGGATGCGCACAAGGCCATTGCCACCACTCGCGCCACCGTCACAGAGGCGAATGCCGTTGGTGATCTTGCGGCCCTCGCAGCCCGATTGGACGCTCTCGAGGAGCTGCTCCCGGCTCAGATCGAGACGCGCAAGGCTGCCCGCGCAGAGCAGAACGCGTCCACTATCGCCGCCAAACAGGCGATGGTGGACGAGGCCGAGTCCCTGGCAGGTGGCAACGACTGGCGCCACGGAGTGGATCGATTCCGGGAGCTTCTGGAGGAGTGGAAGGCGCTGCCCCGCGTCGACCGCACCACCGACAACGACCTATGGCACCGGTTCAGCTCGGCACGCACCCAATACACACGCCGACGCAAGGCTCATTTCTCCGAGCTGAACGCACGCCGCGACGAGGCGAAACGCCTCAAGGAAGAAATCATCGAGGAGGCCACTCCCTTGGCCGAATCCACTGATTGGGGGCCAACCTCGGGCGCTTTCCGCGATCTGATGGCTCGTTGGAAGGCAGCCGGATCCGCCCGGAGGGCAGACGACGAATCCCTGTGGGCCAGGTTCCACGCCCTACAGGACACATTCTTCAACGCCCGCTCAGCTGCCCAGCACGCCGCGGATGATGCGCAGGCGGAGAACCTCAGGACAAAAACCGCACTTCTGGAACAGGCAGAACGAGACCTCGAGGGGGTGACGGATGTCGACGCCGCCAAGAGCACTCTTCGTGGATTCTTGTCCAAGTTCTCCGAAATCGGTCACGTACCTCGGGCAGCCATGCGTGACCTTGATTCTCGGGTCAGGAAACTTTCCGACCGGGTCAGCGAATTGGAGGCCGAGCGCTGGCGCCGCACCGATCCCGAAGCCCGTAAACGTGCAGAGGACACCGTTGCCTTGTTCCAGTCGCAGGTGGACAAGCTCACCAAGGATCTTGAGGCGGCGGAGGCCGCAGGTGATGCGCGCAAAGCGAAGGATGTGCGCACATCGCTGGAGACCTACACATCCTGGTTGGACCAGGCCCGGCAAACCCTTCAGGATTTCCAGGACATGTAA
- a CDS encoding multidrug effflux MFS transporter has protein sequence MPQPLGDQFSTRRRVVTIVTLGLLTGLGPFTIDLYLPTFPALKADLGITDSQVQVTLSATTLGFAVGQLVVGPLSDRLGRRIPLVAAAFLHIISSVLVAIAPNAVFLTTMRVLQGIGAAGGAVVSMAMARDLFSGRRLVVMLSRLALINGLAPIIAPLVGSWMVTVMNWRGVFWALASYGAILLLLILLLIVETRPPGERTAGGLAPLLAAYRRVMGDRVFVGIWLTASCCFAGLFSYISTSSLLLQETFGLRETEFGVVFAICSVGVFVGVQLGSRLSAHLGPQRVLIVGTAGMIVAASLLLGVDAMRSGHIPLIPAMFAYTLAFGACNPAAQVLALQNHRKDSGVAASLMGALNMTLAAVVGPVIGQFELASAAPMAISMLCCAAAAALFLWLIARPRRIEFTL, from the coding sequence ATGCCACAACCACTGGGGGACCAGTTCAGCACGCGCCGGAGGGTGGTGACCATCGTCACCCTCGGTCTGTTGACCGGTCTCGGTCCATTCACCATAGACCTGTACCTGCCCACTTTTCCTGCGCTCAAGGCCGACCTGGGAATCACTGACTCCCAGGTCCAGGTGACCCTCTCGGCCACCACCTTGGGATTCGCTGTTGGGCAGCTCGTCGTGGGTCCTCTGAGCGATCGTCTGGGACGCAGGATTCCGCTAGTGGCAGCTGCTTTCCTGCACATCATCTCCTCGGTTCTCGTGGCGATTGCCCCCAATGCCGTTTTCCTCACCACCATGCGTGTCCTCCAAGGCATCGGAGCTGCGGGCGGGGCCGTGGTGTCGATGGCAATGGCCCGGGACCTGTTCTCTGGGAGGCGATTGGTCGTGATGCTTTCCCGGCTGGCGCTCATCAACGGCTTGGCGCCCATCATCGCTCCTCTGGTGGGTTCGTGGATGGTCACGGTCATGAACTGGCGTGGGGTTTTCTGGGCGCTGGCCAGCTATGGTGCGATCCTGTTGTTGCTGATCCTGCTCCTGATCGTGGAGACTCGCCCGCCCGGCGAACGCACTGCGGGTGGCCTTGCTCCGCTGCTGGCGGCCTACCGCCGGGTGATGGGCGACAGGGTGTTTGTCGGTATCTGGCTGACCGCTTCCTGCTGCTTCGCAGGTTTGTTCTCCTACATCTCCACCTCGTCACTGCTGTTGCAGGAAACTTTCGGGCTGCGCGAAACCGAGTTTGGTGTCGTGTTCGCCATCTGTTCTGTAGGCGTCTTCGTCGGAGTTCAGCTGGGAAGCCGTCTGTCTGCGCATCTCGGGCCGCAGAGGGTGCTCATCGTTGGTACCGCGGGAATGATCGTGGCGGCCTCATTGCTGTTGGGAGTCGACGCGATGCGTAGCGGTCACATCCCTTTGATCCCCGCGATGTTTGCCTACACCCTGGCCTTCGGGGCATGCAATCCTGCCGCCCAGGTGCTGGCGTTGCAGAACCATCGGAAAGATTCGGGAGTGGCCGCTTCCTTGATGGGGGCCCTCAACATGACACTCGCCGCCGTGGTGGGGCCCGTCATCGGTCAGTTCGAACTGGCTTCGGCTGCCCCGATGGCAATCTCGATGCTCTGCTGCGCCGCCGCAGCTGCGCTGTTTCTGTGGCTGATCGCCCGTCCGAGACGGATCGAGTTCACGCTGTGA
- the hisS gene encoding histidine--tRNA ligase, whose translation MARPTPISGFPEFLPTGRLVENQVLAAITSTFELHGFAPIETRAVEPLEQLARKGEIDKEIYVVRRLHAQEGEADELGLHFDLTVPFARYVLEHSGHLNFPFRRYQVQKVWRGERPQEGRYREFTQADIDIVGRDQLADHHDVEIPLVALDVFGKLHRDMGLPPVSIRVNNRKLSEGFYRGLGIEDTAAVLQRVDKYDKVGPDVVVELLTEQVGLGQTQARACVALAGISSEDESFVDQVQALGVTHEMLEEGLTDLASLIRIARGAEAGRVVADLRIARGLDYYTGTVYETLLLGSEKLGSVASGGRYDSLASDGRTTFPGVGYSFGVTRILAPLIGKGVLSATRSVPSAVLVAVDAEETRDRAISVARRLRQRGIACEVAPRADKFGRQIRFAERRGIPFVWFGAGLEDSVKDIRSGEQLPADPDAWLPPIEDTAPRVVRG comes from the coding sequence ATGGCACGCCCTACACCGATCTCCGGTTTCCCCGAGTTCCTTCCAACCGGGCGCCTGGTGGAGAACCAGGTGCTCGCAGCCATCACATCCACCTTCGAACTCCATGGCTTTGCTCCCATTGAGACCCGGGCCGTCGAACCCCTCGAGCAACTGGCCCGCAAGGGGGAGATTGACAAGGAGATCTACGTCGTCAGGCGCCTGCATGCACAGGAAGGGGAAGCGGATGAACTCGGCCTCCACTTCGACCTGACGGTGCCTTTCGCCCGCTATGTGCTGGAGCATTCAGGGCACCTGAACTTTCCCTTCCGCCGCTACCAGGTGCAGAAGGTCTGGCGTGGTGAACGTCCGCAGGAAGGACGCTATCGGGAATTCACCCAGGCCGACATCGACATCGTAGGACGCGACCAGCTGGCCGACCACCACGACGTCGAGATCCCCCTAGTGGCCTTGGACGTCTTCGGGAAACTGCACCGGGACATGGGGCTGCCGCCGGTGAGTATCAGGGTCAACAACCGGAAACTCTCGGAGGGGTTCTACCGGGGACTCGGGATCGAAGACACTGCAGCCGTGCTTCAGCGCGTCGACAAGTACGACAAAGTGGGGCCGGATGTTGTGGTCGAACTGTTGACCGAGCAGGTGGGACTGGGGCAAACCCAGGCCCGTGCCTGCGTCGCTCTGGCGGGTATCAGCTCCGAGGACGAGTCCTTCGTCGATCAAGTGCAGGCCCTGGGCGTCACCCACGAGATGCTGGAGGAGGGCCTGACGGATCTTGCCTCGCTCATCAGGATCGCACGCGGTGCCGAAGCGGGTCGGGTGGTGGCGGATCTCAGGATCGCGCGGGGACTCGACTACTACACGGGTACCGTCTACGAAACTTTGCTGCTGGGCTCGGAGAAACTCGGTTCCGTGGCATCGGGTGGTCGGTACGATTCCTTGGCTAGCGATGGGAGAACGACCTTCCCCGGAGTCGGGTATTCCTTCGGCGTCACCCGGATACTTGCCCCCTTGATCGGCAAGGGCGTCTTGAGTGCCACCCGCAGCGTCCCGTCGGCGGTCCTGGTGGCGGTCGATGCGGAAGAGACCCGAGATCGGGCGATATCCGTGGCACGCAGACTGAGACAACGCGGCATCGCGTGTGAGGTCGCCCCTAGGGCCGACAAGTTCGGGCGCCAGATCCGGTTCGCCGAACGCAGAGGAATTCCGTTCGTCTGGTTCGGAGCCGGTCTTGAGGATTCGGTCAAGGACATCCGCTCGGGGGAGCAGCTACCGGCAGATCCGGATGCCTGGTTGCCACCGATTGAGGACACTGCCCCGCGGGTCGTCCGAGGCTGA
- a CDS encoding replication-associated recombination protein A: MSPDLFGNPDPIPAGTGGSLGNARGEGAPLAVRMRPENLEELVGQQHLLGPGAPLRRLVAGQPMSVFLWGPPGVGKTTLASIVSNASGARFVELSAVTAGVRELRVELDAAKRELERGVSTVLFIDEVHRFSKTQQDALLPAVENRIVTLIAATTENPSFSVISPLLSRSLLLRLKPLTDTDIAALVSRALVDEKGLAGVVALTDAARDDLVRLAGGDARRALTYLEEAAASAEALGLVEITPEVLAQAVDRAAVRYDRDGDQHYDVISAFIKSVRGSDVDAALHYLARMLEAGEDPRFIARRLMILASEDIGMAASGVLGTCVAAAQAVQLLGMPEARITLSHATVAAATAPKSNAAYMALEKAVADVRAGRGGAVPAHLRDAHYAGAAVLGHGEGYIYPHDLSTGVAAQQYLPDDLVGASYYQPTGHGAEAAISERMTAVRKLLGH; this comes from the coding sequence GTGAGTCCTGACCTTTTCGGCAATCCCGATCCGATTCCCGCCGGGACGGGTGGTTCCTTGGGGAATGCCCGCGGCGAGGGGGCACCACTGGCGGTCAGGATGCGTCCCGAAAACCTGGAGGAGCTCGTCGGACAGCAGCACCTGCTCGGCCCGGGCGCGCCGCTGCGCCGGTTGGTCGCAGGGCAACCGATGAGTGTCTTCCTGTGGGGGCCACCGGGAGTCGGCAAGACCACTTTGGCGTCCATCGTTTCCAACGCATCCGGGGCCCGGTTCGTCGAACTCTCGGCGGTGACCGCGGGAGTCAGGGAACTGCGTGTCGAACTCGACGCGGCCAAGCGGGAACTGGAGCGGGGCGTCTCGACGGTGCTGTTCATCGACGAGGTGCACCGTTTTTCCAAGACCCAGCAGGACGCGCTGCTGCCCGCGGTGGAGAACCGGATCGTCACACTGATTGCCGCAACCACGGAGAACCCTAGTTTTTCCGTGATCTCCCCACTGCTGTCGCGTTCGCTGCTGCTGCGCCTCAAACCCCTGACCGACACTGACATCGCAGCCCTGGTCTCCCGTGCGCTGGTCGATGAAAAGGGCCTGGCAGGCGTCGTGGCCCTGACCGATGCGGCCCGGGACGACCTGGTGCGTCTGGCCGGCGGGGATGCTCGCCGTGCGCTGACCTACCTCGAGGAGGCTGCTGCTTCCGCCGAGGCACTCGGGCTTGTGGAGATCACCCCCGAGGTGCTCGCCCAGGCGGTGGATCGGGCTGCTGTGCGCTACGACAGAGATGGTGACCAGCACTACGATGTGATATCAGCTTTCATCAAATCCGTGCGGGGATCCGATGTCGATGCGGCCCTGCACTACTTGGCCCGAATGCTGGAGGCGGGGGAGGACCCGCGGTTCATTGCACGCCGGTTGATGATCTTGGCCAGTGAGGACATCGGAATGGCCGCGTCCGGTGTGCTCGGCACCTGTGTCGCGGCAGCCCAGGCAGTACAGCTGTTGGGGATGCCAGAGGCCCGCATCACCCTTTCCCACGCCACGGTGGCAGCGGCCACCGCTCCTAAGTCCAACGCCGCCTACATGGCTTTGGAGAAGGCAGTCGCTGATGTGCGTGCGGGCAGAGGAGGGGCGGTTCCGGCGCACCTCAGGGACGCCCACTACGCCGGTGCCGCGGTTCTTGGGCACGGCGAGGGATATATCTATCCCCATGATCTGTCCACCGGCGTGGCGGCCCAGCAGTACCTTCCTGATGATCTCGTGGGAGCCAGCTACTACCAGCCGACCGGTCACGGAGCGGAGGCGGCCATTTCTGAACGCATGACGGCGGTTCGGAAGTTGCTGGGTCATTGA
- a CDS encoding MBL fold metallo-hydrolase, with product MRIETIPVSPWTANCYLIAADPDENGCLVVDPGVKGSELVSAALNRLGWHPEVILCTHGHLDHVGDAATLAAVWDVPVRCAKADQEMLTRPSAGLGTRLVPLIRQLLGEDLLERPADLRDHEVFQVPCGLEIRPHIAPGHTPGSTLLEVGDDTGKVLLTGDVIFRGTIGRTDLPGGDLEQMRITLRRIVETFPDETVLLPGHGEPTTVGTEKLHNPYLQADFLKD from the coding sequence GTGCGCATTGAGACCATTCCCGTTTCCCCGTGGACCGCGAACTGCTACCTCATCGCGGCTGATCCGGATGAGAACGGCTGTCTTGTCGTCGATCCGGGCGTGAAGGGATCCGAGCTGGTCTCTGCCGCCCTGAATCGTCTCGGTTGGCATCCGGAGGTCATCCTGTGCACACACGGACATCTCGATCACGTCGGTGATGCTGCGACCCTGGCGGCCGTATGGGACGTTCCTGTTCGATGCGCGAAAGCCGACCAGGAGATGCTCACCCGGCCTTCCGCAGGATTGGGAACCCGGTTGGTGCCCCTGATACGGCAGCTCCTCGGCGAGGATCTGCTGGAGCGTCCTGCCGACTTGCGGGACCATGAGGTCTTCCAGGTCCCCTGCGGGCTTGAAATCAGACCTCACATCGCTCCGGGCCATACCCCCGGATCGACACTCCTGGAAGTCGGGGACGACACCGGGAAGGTGTTGTTGACTGGAGACGTGATCTTCCGAGGCACCATTGGGCGTACCGATCTTCCCGGAGGGGATCTGGAACAGATGCGTATCACCCTGCGCCGAATCGTCGAGACCTTCCCCGACGAGACCGTACTGTTGCCCGGACATGGGGAACCCACCACCGTCGGGACCGAAAAACTTCACAATCCCTACCTGCAAGCTGATTTCTTGAAGGATTGA